TTCTTGTGTGCGCGCTGCTGTCGATCGCGACGACGATCGGGATCATCGCTGTCCTCGCGAGCGAGACCTACTCATTTTTCAAACACATTCCGCTCTTCGAGTTTCTGTTCGGCACCCGCTGGACGCCGCTGTTGGAGCCGAAATCATTCGGCGTGCTCCCGTTGATCAACGGCACTTTTCTGGTGGTTGTCGGGGCGGCGTTGGTCGCCATTCCCGTTGGGCTCACGGCGGCGATCTACCTCAGTGAATACGCCCCCGACCGCGTGCGCTCCATACTCAAGCCGACGCTGGAGGTATTGGCCGGAATCCCGACGGTCGTGTACGGATACTTCGCTCTGACCTTCGTCACCCCGCTGTTGCAATTGATCATTCCGTCGACGCAGGTGTTCAACGCCGCCAGCGCGTCGGTCGTTGTCGGAATCATGATCCTGCCGATGGTCGCATCGCTTTGTGACGATGCCTTGCGGGCCGTGCCGCACTCCCTGCGCCAGGGTGCATATGCACTCGGCGCCACGTCGTTTGAAACCACGACGCGTGTCGTCGTACCGGCGGCGCTCTCGGGGGTGATGGCGTCGTTCGTTCTCGCCGTTTCACGTGCCATGGGCGAGACCATGGCAGTGACGCTGGCGGCGGGCGCCTCCCCGAAGATGACACTCAACGTCTTAGAAAGCATCCAGACGATGACGGCGTATATCGTCCAGATCAGTCTCGGCGACACACCCGCGGGCACGATCGAGTATCAGACGATCTTCACGGTCGGCTCGTTGCTCTTTGCGATCACGCTGGTGATGAACGTGATTGCCAACCGCGTGCTGCGCCGGTTCCGCGAGGTATACGAGTGACGATGGCACATCCCGCCAAAGCGGGCGCGCTCGGCGCGCGCCGCAGATGGGCCGCGCTCTTTGTCGCGACATGCCGTCTGTTCACCTGGCTCGCCGTGGTGTTGCTGGGAGTTTTGATTCTTCATGTCACGCGCGAAGGGATCGGCTGGCTCGATGGGGGCTTCCTGTCGAGCTATCCGTCACGATTCGCGGAGAAGGCGGGCATCAAATCGGCGCTCTTCGGGACGTTGTGGCTGACATCGCTGACAGCGCTGTTCTCAATACCGGTGGGAGTAGCGGCCGCCATCTACCTTGAGGAATTCGGCGGCCGCGGAAAACTCAGTGCGTTTATCGACATCAACATCGCCAATCTCGCCGGTGTACCGTCGATCGTGTACGGCATCCTGGGGTTGGCGATCTTTGTGCGGTGGTTTTCGCTGCAACGCAGTGTGCTGGCCGGTGCGCTCACCATGAGTTTGCTCATCCTGCCGGTGATCATCATGTCTTCACGCGAAGCCATTCGCGCGGTCCCGCACTCGATCCGCCAGGCCGCACTGGCGTTGGGCGCCACACCGTGGCAGACTGTTCGTTACCATGTCCTCCCGGCGGCACTGCCGGGCATCCTGACGGGCCTCATATTGGCACTCTCACGCGCCATCGGCGAGACCGCGCCGCTCATCATGATCGGCGCACTCACATATGTCGCTTTCGTTCCTTCCGGGCCGATGGACGCGTTCACCGCGCTCCCCATACAGATTTTTAACTGGGCGTCGCGGCCGCAGGCTGAGTTTCATCAGTTGGCGGCGGCCGGTATCGTCGTCCTTCTGGCCGTATTGCTGATTATGAATGCCGCGGCGATCATCATCCGTCATCGCTCACAGCGAGACCGCGCATGGTAACTCCCAGCCCGCAGCCGACCGCCAGAGCCGCCGACGCCGCCGGCTCGCCGACGATCATCCAGGCGCACGATCTCTCGATCAGCTACGGAACCGCGCCGGCGATCCGAAATCTGAGTCTGGAGATCTCCGAGAATCGCATCACCTCGATCATCGGCCCGTCGGGATGCGGCAAAAGCACTCTGATTCGCGCATTCAATCGCATGAATGACTTTATCCCCAACGTGCGGATGGAGGGCGTCATCGAGTACCGCGGCGCCAATCTCTATGGCCCCGGCGTCGATCCCGTGGATGTCCGCCTGCGTATTGGGATGGTCTTTCAGAAGCCAAACCCATTCCCCAAATCCATCTTCAAGAATGTGTCATGGGGGCCCTCGATCAACGGACACAGATCCGATGTCGACGGTTTGGTCGAGGAGTCGCTGCGCCGCGCCGCACTGTGGGATGAGGTCAAAGACCGGCTGCGCGACAGCGCCCTGGGACTGTCCGGCGGGCAGCAGCAGCGGTTGTGCATCGCGCGCGCCCTGGCGATGCAGCCCGACGTCATCCTGATGGATGAGCCCTGCTCCGCGCTCGATCCGGTCTCCACCTCCCGGATCGAGGACCTGCTGTTTGAACTGAAAAAACAGTACACAATCGTGATTGTCACCCATAACATGCAGCAGGCGGCGCGTGTCTCCGACTTTACGGCCTTTCTGGACGCGGGCAAGTTGATCGAGTTCGGCGACACCGAGACACTGTTTACGCGACCCAAAGAAAAACGGACCGGTGACTATGTCATGGGGCGGTTCGGTTAACGCAAGGACGGGCGCATGTCGAAACACCTGTTGCGCGACCTGGATATCCTCAAGCGGGAAATCCTTACCATGGGATCGCTCGTCGAGGAGCAGATCAACAAGGCGATCCGCGCGCTGGTCGATCGGCGTCCTGATTTGATCGCGGAGGTCCTCGACGGCGACGAAAAGATCGACCAGACCGAAGTCGCAGTCGAGGAGTCCTGCCTGAAAATCCTCGCGCTGCACCAGCCGGTCGCCCAGGATCTGCGGTTTATCATCACCGTGTTGAAGGTCAACAACGATCTGGAACGGATCGGCGATCTGGCGATCAACATCGCCAAGCGCGCGAAGTATCTCTGCGCACACGAGCCGCTGCCGATGCCGATTAAGATCGCCGATATCGCCGAAACGGTCAGCGCGATGGTGCGATCCAGTCTCGATGCGCTGGTCAACGGCGACACCAAGACCGCCATGTGGGTCTGCCAAATCGACGATCAGGTCGACGATCTGAACAAGAAAATGTTTATCGGACTGCAGAGCCTGATGCAGAAGGATTCCAAGACGATCCCCCGGGCGATCAATGCGCTGTCGGCCTCCCGCCATCTGGAGCGCATCGCCGATCAAGCCACCAACATCGCCGAGGACGTGATCTTCCTTGTCGAGGGAGAGATCGTCCGGCACCGCATGGATGACTTGATGGAAACCGTCAAC
This DNA window, taken from Candidatus Zixiibacteriota bacterium, encodes the following:
- the pstC gene encoding phosphate ABC transporter permease subunit PstC; this encodes MRGGLLVCALLSIATTIGIIAVLASETYSFFKHIPLFEFLFGTRWTPLLEPKSFGVLPLINGTFLVVVGAALVAIPVGLTAAIYLSEYAPDRVRSILKPTLEVLAGIPTVVYGYFALTFVTPLLQLIIPSTQVFNAASASVVVGIMILPMVASLCDDALRAVPHSLRQGAYALGATSFETTTRVVVPAALSGVMASFVLAVSRAMGETMAVTLAAGASPKMTLNVLESIQTMTAYIVQISLGDTPAGTIEYQTIFTVGSLLFAITLVMNVIANRVLRRFREVYE
- the pstA gene encoding phosphate ABC transporter permease PstA — protein: MAHPAKAGALGARRRWAALFVATCRLFTWLAVVLLGVLILHVTREGIGWLDGGFLSSYPSRFAEKAGIKSALFGTLWLTSLTALFSIPVGVAAAIYLEEFGGRGKLSAFIDINIANLAGVPSIVYGILGLAIFVRWFSLQRSVLAGALTMSLLILPVIIMSSREAIRAVPHSIRQAALALGATPWQTVRYHVLPAALPGILTGLILALSRAIGETAPLIMIGALTYVAFVPSGPMDAFTALPIQIFNWASRPQAEFHQLAAAGIVVLLAVLLIMNAAAIIIRHRSQRDRAW
- the pstB gene encoding phosphate ABC transporter ATP-binding protein PstB; the protein is MVTPSPQPTARAADAAGSPTIIQAHDLSISYGTAPAIRNLSLEISENRITSIIGPSGCGKSTLIRAFNRMNDFIPNVRMEGVIEYRGANLYGPGVDPVDVRLRIGMVFQKPNPFPKSIFKNVSWGPSINGHRSDVDGLVEESLRRAALWDEVKDRLRDSALGLSGGQQQRLCIARALAMQPDVILMDEPCSALDPVSTSRIEDLLFELKKQYTIVIVTHNMQQAARVSDFTAFLDAGKLIEFGDTETLFTRPKEKRTGDYVMGRFG
- the phoU gene encoding phosphate signaling complex protein PhoU, with the protein product MSKHLLRDLDILKREILTMGSLVEEQINKAIRALVDRRPDLIAEVLDGDEKIDQTEVAVEESCLKILALHQPVAQDLRFIITVLKVNNDLERIGDLAINIAKRAKYLCAHEPLPMPIKIADIAETVSAMVRSSLDALVNGDTKTAMWVCQIDDQVDDLNKKMFIGLQSLMQKDSKTIPRAINALSASRHLERIADQATNIAEDVIFLVEGEIVRHRMDDLMETVNGAP